Proteins encoded within one genomic window of Mycoplasma phocoenae:
- the rplJ gene encoding 50S ribosomal protein L10, whose protein sequence is MSDLRDAKVLVVNEITEMLENAKALVVANYQGLNVEQLQELRTEAKANGVSLKVFKNRLVKHAASKLNYDALNDHLAGQNIYVFGNDDDISAAKLVANFAKKHKKLEIVAGIFENKVINADQVKVVATLPTYEEALMTLGSSLLTPLRHLAMGLDMMVKENKIQG, encoded by the coding sequence ATGAGCGATTTAAGAGATGCAAAAGTTTTAGTAGTTAATGAAATTACTGAAATGTTAGAAAATGCTAAAGCTCTTGTTGTTGCTAATTATCAAGGTTTAAACGTTGAACAATTACAAGAACTAAGAACAGAAGCAAAAGCTAACGGTGTAAGTTTAAAAGTTTTTAAAAACAGACTAGTTAAACATGCTGCAAGTAAATTAAACTACGATGCATTAAACGATCACTTAGCAGGGCAAAATATTTACGTTTTTGGTAACGATGATGATATTTCCGCTGCTAAATTAGTAGCAAATTTTGCTAAAAAACACAAAAAACTTGAAATCGTAGCTGGTATCTTTGAAAACAAAGTTATTAATGCTGATCAAGTTAAAGTTGTTGCAACATTGCCAACATACGAAGAAGCTCTAATGACATTAGGAAGCTCTTTATTAACACCATTAAGACATTTAGCAATGGGTCTTGATATGATGGTTAAAGAAAATAAAATACAAGGATAG
- the holA gene encoding DNA polymerase III subunit delta, whose product MYLIYGNENFFIEENLSKITTENINILDRYTFDETEDYQTILTTLDSVNLFNNKKIVIIKNLPLLYNNKKDEQKCVEFIDVLKNNKEDIIIFSLYEPKIKTFKPSMLFQYISKQTKAIQCNSLKDWELEKFIISYVASKKAYIDKEAVRELISKFPNNLFILTNEIKKYLITTQHITIQHVKDDDISISDNVEFALSDALIKKQSNDSIMTKYNEQIMMGVPPALIIGQIANLFNSAQQIYILKQMNNNLKQIGLILNMHEYRVQLINNYLVQTGIESIKQYIEKLAQIDIDIKSGLLDEFNALNYFIMQIIK is encoded by the coding sequence ATGTATTTAATTTATGGAAACGAGAATTTTTTTATTGAAGAAAATCTATCTAAAATAACAACAGAAAACATTAATATTTTAGATAGATACACATTTGATGAAACAGAAGATTATCAAACAATATTAACCACACTTGACAGTGTGAATCTTTTCAATAATAAAAAAATCGTTATCATTAAGAATTTACCACTGCTTTACAATAATAAAAAAGATGAACAAAAGTGTGTTGAATTCATTGATGTATTGAAAAATAATAAAGAAGATATTATAATTTTTTCTTTATATGAACCCAAAATCAAAACATTTAAACCTTCAATGTTATTTCAATACATATCTAAACAAACTAAAGCTATTCAATGTAATTCTTTGAAAGATTGAGAATTAGAAAAATTCATTATTTCTTATGTGGCTTCAAAAAAAGCTTATATAGATAAGGAAGCTGTGAGGGAATTAATCAGTAAGTTTCCCAACAATTTATTTATATTGACAAACGAAATTAAAAAATATTTGATTACCACACAGCATATTACAATTCAACATGTTAAAGATGATGATATTAGTATATCCGATAATGTAGAATTTGCTTTAAGTGATGCATTAATAAAAAAACAATCAAATGATTCAATAATGACTAAGTACAACGAACAAATCATGATGGGTGTTCCACCCGCTTTAATTATTGGGCAAATTGCGAACTTATTCAATAGTGCGCAGCAAATATATATACTAAAACAAATGAATAATAATTTAAAACAAATCGGTTTAATACTAAATATGCACGAATATCGTGTGCAATTAATTAATAATTATTTAGTGCAAACGGGTATTGAATCCATAAAACAATATATTGAAAAATTAGCGCAGATTGATATTGACATAAAAAGTGGTTTACTTGATGAATTTAATGCCTTAAATTATTTTATTATGCAAATTATTAAGTAG
- a CDS encoding MAG0480 family ComEC-like protein, whose protein sequence is MIFALLLEYLLWNNICEIDNTYKILNKYKNGIVIRHLNKKIFIETNTSILSNYVYVKGYFNTISNDDFLIKLGIRYQLNTYVIENIKIDNFTTLIESIINKNNLNSKEFINMFILGKKNNDSTIYTMLKDLNLLHLFVISGFHFWIITYFLNKILFLIKLNKYFVDYLIFFVLLMYLSLLNFQLSALRSFIYLFLLRTFQLLKIKVNNIDTFIIMACILSFIDINQVITKGYILSMLLSFAGIVIANTSIKYKKLVYSLLCYVLSVTILSNSIKVVNIFGYFYQLLFGMLIPIYYCYTLMFFWFVSLNNLLFELLKDLLLFAYDFSLFIQIFYIPFFYVLIYYLLLMLYAIFYKFKNSNV, encoded by the coding sequence AATTGATAATACGTATAAAATATTGAACAAATATAAAAACGGAATTGTAATTCGTCATTTGAATAAAAAAATATTTATTGAAACAAATACATCCATATTATCAAATTATGTATACGTTAAAGGTTATTTCAATACAATTTCAAATGATGATTTTTTAATTAAATTGGGTATTCGTTATCAATTAAATACATATGTAATAGAAAATATTAAAATTGATAATTTCACAACATTAATTGAATCTATTATCAATAAAAACAATTTAAATTCGAAGGAATTTATAAACATGTTTATTCTCGGTAAAAAAAATAACGATTCCACAATATATACAATGTTGAAAGATCTTAATTTATTGCATTTGTTTGTGATAAGCGGCTTTCATTTTTGAATCATTACCTATTTTCTTAATAAGATTTTATTTTTGATTAAATTGAATAAATACTTCGTTGATTATTTAATATTTTTTGTTTTATTGATGTATTTATCTTTATTAAATTTCCAATTATCTGCCTTGCGTTCTTTTATATATTTATTTTTATTGAGAACATTTCAACTTTTAAAAATAAAAGTCAATAATATTGACACATTTATTATTATGGCGTGTATATTAAGTTTTATCGATATAAATCAAGTAATAACAAAAGGTTATATATTGTCTATGTTATTAAGTTTTGCAGGTATAGTTATCGCTAATACTTCAATAAAATATAAAAAACTTGTTTATTCATTATTATGCTATGTTTTGTCAGTAACGATATTGAGCAATAGTATTAAAGTTGTTAATATATTTGGATATTTTTATCAGTTGCTATTTGGAATGTTAATCCCGATTTATTATTGTTATACTTTGATGTTTTTTTGATTTGTGTCTTTAAATAACTTATTGTTTGAATTGTTAAAGGATTTATTATTGTTTGCATACGATTTTTCTTTATTTATCCAAATCTTTTATATTCCCTTTTTTTATGTACTAATTTATTATCTGTTATTAATGTTGTATGCAATTTTTTATAAATTCAAAAATTCAAACGTTTAA